aaattaaaattaattaaaattataaaaaaaattataaaattataaaattaaaattaaaatcaaaaaagtgacGTATCCAGGCAGAGTAATTTGTGAATATACCCAAAATAGAGCAATAGTACAgtcatttgggatatttagcATAATATTTTGGTCGTTCAGAGCTAAATGGAAATGTTGTCGGAAATTAGGTCCATTCTCCGCTCTCGTACTATGAGCACAGAAAGGCATGGATTCTTCCGTGCATTTCACATGTGGGAGTATGATAGTGAATACTAGATCTCAATTTCTTAAGATGTGACCGAAAagcgaacgaaaaaaagagatttcacTGCTCTTTGTCGAAAAAAGACTTCTTTTGGATACAATAGacatgaattcaaaaaaaaagaatatcgaTTCCTGTGTGTCGTGGAAGGATTTCACGAAAGTGAAGAGATTAGTGTGGAAGGTAATTCAATTAGAATAATGATTAGGTCCCATGGTGAACGCAAGTTACTTTTAGCTTTTTGAAACTCCACTCTAAGAGCTTCGTATCTTTACTTTTAcatgattttcttcagatGTAACTGCGCTTATCTGGCtacaaaatatattttttaaggTTATTTGTAGCGAGTTTCCGCGCAGAAAAAGAACTTATCCGGAAATTATGAAGCAGTGGAGAATTTCTTTGATCAGAGAAGGTTCCAAGaataaatcctagaaaatctGGCAGTATAGCgaatggaaagaaatagaGGGAACAGAGAGTTAGTTGCTCTCCGAATACACGAAAGAATACGACGATTATGTGCGGTCACTTCACTTCGCAATCTCCATGTATAGTTGTTCTTAGTAGTGGTGTAGCGAATGTAGCGTAGCAATGCCACTCGGGAAAAACAAGGCAATTTTCGGTTAGTAAAATGTGAAGTTTATTCTTCCAGGATACCTACAAGAATTCACTTGCATTTGGCATTTGGAGCGTTTGGCATTTGGAGGaaataagtaaacaagaaAAGTAGTAATAACGCTGATGGATCTGGTTGCCCCTAGCGACTAGCACAGCCCACTCTGAACACCGTCGACCCTCAATTATGGAAGCGATTCGAGTTTCGCGCGAGAGAAGTTCCACCGAGCAAGTACGAAGGAGAAAACTCGAACGGATATGCAGAAATTGAAACTATGCGGGCGTGGAATCGCGATGTTGTGAGTGGTTGGCGCGGGTGCGATCGCATATGTAGATGCACAGAGATCAGCGCAGATCGCAATCTCTGCTCCCGAACATTATAAATGACCATTTCGAGGATTTTCCGACACAGATTAGAGGGTGCGGCGTGCGGAAAAGGCAGTGGCAGCGGAGGACGGTTGCAAGGAGGAGTTCCAAGCGGGAAGCCACGCCATCAGTGTTGACTTCACAAAACATATCGCAGAAAGCCGAACATGCGGCAGAGCCAGTTCATGACTTCACCGCCAGCTGAAAAGGGCAAACAGCCATGGGCGAGGCGAGCCTCCAGGAATGAATTCGCACGGGTCGCAACTAGCACTCGGAAACGGAAGAGTTgctttttccagagaaaaacaaattggtAAATTACACCAAGTTAATCATTTTACGAGATAATTTCTCCTTGTGCTAAtgttattttctcaaatttcgtgCTCAAGGCcacttcaaggaaaaaatctcttcaGTGATTGAACGtcagcaaagaaaattattcattagCAACACAATGAGGACATCTCTCGGATAATCCGTCTTTCGGGAGCAGATCCACAGCTGTCACGGCTTTGTCACATCGCTATTTACTAGGATTATTAGAGTGTAACAGATTGCGCCTTGAAAGAACTTCTTAGAACTACAAGATTCTCGGTAGGTTTACTAACATATCGACTCGGTTAAGAGTCACGAATGCATTTTGTGCGATAACTGcataaaaacaaggaaataggAAGGGTCGGTTCTGGACTCAAATTCAATGCACAGAAAGTGAATCACCCAAAATGACTCGGTAAAACTCTCGATGTACACTAAACACACATAAAATCAACCTACTCATTTCACTTGGCAACATTTAGCAAAAGTTCTATAAAACGACAAATAAAAACCAGTTCAGAAGTGCTTTCAAAGAGCGTTTAGTACAACGCACACGTggcagaagcgaagaaattgGAATAAATTGAGATGGTAATTTTAAACGTGCAAAAACTTGCAGCAGAAGTGGTGTTTCAGATGTGTTTTTGGTAGAACAAGTGTAACGAGAAGGAAACGAATGATTACAACGGAACGTAAAATTTTCTCGTGAAAAACTCGTGCGAATGAACGTTGGAAAGCAAGCAAACAAATTAACTATGTTAATAGGCGAGACGGAGGACGAGGATGCAGtgaagggaagaaaaagcagTAAATTGCCTTTCAGTCACCGAAATGAGGAGCGACGAGACGTTAAAGTGCACAGCCGGACAATAAGAACGAATCCAGAAAAGTGGTGTCAAGAGGAGCGCAAGGTATGTGCGGTGACGGATGTGAAGAAGGAGAACTTTTCAGAAGCTCCTTCAACCAACAAACATCAGCGAAACGTAAGAAATGGGACGGGAATCGCGTCGCGAGAAGGAAACGGCGCTGATTCAGCAGGACGACGAGAGCGCCGGCGCCATGTTCGCAGCAGCAGCTTTTTCGAGAATTCATCGTCCGAGGCGAGGAAAGGGGCGTGGTCGGAGCAGGACGGGAGAGGAGATCAATGCTTCGATGCATACGCAATGTGCCATTGTGACACCAGCACTACGAATGAATGGACGGACGAACACATCGCTGCTCTCCTCGGCCACCCGGCACACTCACCGCCGCCACCACCTCACACCTGCCTATCCGATTACCCTACGTGGCAGCCCGTGGACTGCAATTTCGCGCACACATGCAATCCACCTCCAGGGACCACCGTCCCTGATTTCCACGACCTGATCTTATCCGTTCAATGAGTCGACACGACCCGTAAACGTCCGATTACAGCGATGAATTAACGAGTGCAGATTGATTATGCGGGCCGGGAGGACCAGGTTTGGAGACGATTATTACGGACGAGTGAGTGACAGAGTGCGTTCGTCATAGAGCTgatcaattctacattttccCTGCTGAACGGGGAAGTGTGGACAGTCAGCCGGGCCTTGGTGACGGCTGCGGGTCGAGTGGATCTAATGCTAGACCACATATGGATGAGGACTTGTTTTTTCCATTACGAGGCGCGAGAAGGCCGGATTGTGTTGGCTGTAGGTGGAGCTCTGTTTTCGTGCTTGGAATCTAGGATCTATATTAATCGAGGATATAGCAGCTGATACTTCCCAACAGGTGCATGCAGAGAATTCTCTGAAAGCCAGCAAATGTAATTTCAAAGTGGCTATCTAGAGAGTAACAAGAAGTTCCTTGGGAGGTGAGGGACATTTTGAGACAAAGCGTAGTTCTGATGATGTTAGAACAAGTTTTCCTCGATTTAATTCcattgtgtgtgtttgtgtgagAGAGTAGCGTaacgaaacgttttttttataaacctGGCTGCACGGTCTAGAATTTGCAGAGGACACGCAGCATACGGCAATTAGCTGCTCGCGCTATGTTCCCACATCGTCCTCATCGTTTTTCATCACATTGGACCCTTTAATAACATCTGACATCTTTTGTCTCACAATCATAGGAGGCAATGGGAGCGCTCCTGGGAGTTGCAAAATGACTGCATCCAGTGCCAGAAGCTCTCTAAGtagttctgaaatttttttgaaaaaagactaGGTTCCCCACTCTATAACCTTCTCATTTGTTCCACTCCTTAAACCTTCAGATAAATATGGATACAATCAAAAATCGATAGCTGAGCAGTATTTATTCAggcaattatttcaaatatcaTCCATCAATAAATCTCACGAAATGCTCGTTTtatccttgtttttcttcctaaaaacgCGAAGAGGGAGGATTTTGAAAACGAACTTCACAACATAATCCTGCAGAATTTATTTGCTCCTTACTTTaacagttattttttcttggaaaaaataaggtCGAGTAGACTTTGTTGAAGAGTTATTTGAATCTGTAAATGATGtctgttttttctctaaattgtTCAGGAATTTTCGAATACGCGCAAGCTCGTTCAATTAGAAGTTTTCATCGTAAAACCGTGGGAccaaatttcaacaaaaatgaagagcACTAGTGAAACTTTAAGTAGATCTCTTCAAAGTGTAcggttccagtttttttttttgcaaattcttTATTCAACTCGTTGATCTTTGTCCACTCTTTCAAGCCCTAAAATCCATACGAAGTTGAATGTGCTCAATACTTCTGGAGTTAAACTAGCACCCTTCCATATTAGTGgattttcatcaatttctgTAAAAcacttcgaaatttccataCAAATTCACCAAATgtcagtttttgttttacggggaaatttcgttcaaattaattttttttttcatttcacaacaaaaacattagaacaaaattttcgtgaggaaattttctcaaaattttactgATGGGGAAgagcaaaaagagaaaaacagtgTGAAGAAAGTACTGCACATCCGAGAAGTCATAATGTGTACTTATAAAACAGCGCATTAAATGCTAACGAGCAAAACTAATGGAATTCTCCAGGGTGACAACGAGTGAAAAACGTGTGAGTCTGAGCAATTTATATCCGCTTTGAATTCCACGAGAGCTAAGTGCTCCATTAAGCGGCGGAAAATCGTCCACTACAGCACCGCTGTGCAGTTTAACTTCACTTCACGTGAACGCAGTGCTGATGGCTGCTTTACTGATTACTGTAATCAATGTTATATTAGAAAATAGCAAACTCAAGTCGACGTACAGAAAATTACAGTAGGGTACATCATTAGATGACTTAGCAAAGGTTCTTCTGAAATAAACGAGCAGgtcatgaagaaaagaagttttggaagaaaataaaatgagaaataaaaaaatccggATTTATTGTCTCGATAGTCGAATACAACACATACGACCACTCAGATAAGGAGAAATatcataaaaaataagatgagAGGTTCAAGAGTAAGTTAACTGAGATTGACTTCACAAGACAGGAAGTAGGTTTTCTATATTTGTTTGGGAAACTCTAGTGGATGTGTCTTGCTCATCCACCTGAAAAAGCATCAGTGCAAAAATGCAACTTCCACCATAACCTCCCTCTTCCAAAAACTTCCAACCtccttctatttcttcctaattgccgtaaaaaaacggtccggaagattcaCAAGgtcacaaggctggcgcgctccagtcgaactcttggTAGAACTCCTAGTATTATTGGATGCTGCcatatttcaattatttatttatttactacgtTTCTAAAAACGTTTCCGAAGTTCTCCCGTTGGAAATCTGGATAAAACTGGATACACTTTAATTCCACTTTCACTATTTACCCTTGGAAATGGCCACTAGGTTGTCTGAATGTACGAAAACAAGCTGCAACTAGGAAATGTTCATTCTCTTCAAGTTCACTTTGTGCCTAATTAAGGGCAAAATACACTGCAAATTAGATCAAGAGCATCCAATAATAATAGCCAAACTCAGGAGGTCCCTAAACAGttgaagataattttttttcactaataaCTCCACCACTGTTGTACTATCCATTGAAAGAAGTACGGTCAGCGATCGATGACCGTATTCAACAAGAACTTTGTGTTAATTAAAATTGCCGTCACAGTCCATTTCGTTGCCAATTACTTTACCTTGCTATTTATAGATATCGATTGTGAGCAGTTCAatcgtttcacttttttccctctctttttttttgatttggaaTATCATAACGACTACTGTTGCACTTCACTGCTTAACATCGACGATGGCTACTGCCAGTGCCGACAGTCGCCAATGTCGGTGATTATGCAAACTGCTGCAAACGTAGTTTAAAATCATATCATTATCATAAACCCACCCGTCAGCATTATCAGTGTTGTTGTGTCCTCGTACAAAAAGATAGGGATTATCTATTTATTGATCGATACCACCAAAGAGATTTCCACTTCTCGAGAAGCAGGAGCAGCCTAACCTGAGACAGGCTACACAATTTGGTTCTACAATTTTTGCGTGTTGAATCCTTGAAGTAAATAAAGCAGTAATAATAGCAATTACCAGAACTAGTTCATTGATTTTTACCAACTTATCAATCAGTTAAGTAAGTTGCAAAGAAGTCTGGTCCTAGTTCCAGTGAAGTGATCCATGTTCGGGCATCTCTGAATCTTGACATTGCAGAGTTAAGTGTGCTATTTATCTTACTTACATCTTACTTTACTCTTTTTTACTATCAATCAGTTATGAATTGTAGTAGATAGCATGCTGTAGTAGTAGCAGTTACAGAGATTAATCAGTgaggtttctttttcaaataaaaatagtaatggaGCCTTTGTCCAGAATTACGACTGAATTCTGGACAAAAGCTTGATCATTATTTAGAATACCGTTGTTGGAAGGTAACTGATCAGGAGAATTATAAGTCCTTTACTAAG
The Necator americanus strain Aroian chromosome I, whole genome shotgun sequence genome window above contains:
- a CDS encoding hypothetical protein (NECATOR_CHRI.G2739.T1) yields the protein MNVGKQANKLTMLIGETEDEDAVKGRKSSKLPFSHRNEERRDVKVHSRTIRTNPEKWCQEERKVCAVTDVKKENFSEAPSTNKHQRNVRNGTGIASREGNGADSAGRRERRRHVRSSSFFENSSSEARKGAWSEQDGRGDQCFDAYAMCHCDTSTTNEWTDEHIAALLGHPAHSPPPPPHTCLSDYPTWQPVDCNFAHTCNPPPGTTVPDFHDLILSVQ